Proteins from a genomic interval of Paenibacillus sp. FSL R5-0623:
- a CDS encoding carbohydrate ABC transporter permease: protein MRMQRLNSYLIRLLLILGSLVAMLPIYMAVVNSFKTQGEMFQSFIALPTTLHWENYSDAFNKINLLGSSMNSAIVSFLGIGGIVFCASLAGYKLSRTSGRLSNLIFFLFVASMLVPFHSIMIPLTRVAKGMGVQGSTYGLALIYIGLGVNMAIFLYHGFVKSIPRELEESAQMDGCNEFQTFFQIIFPLLLPITVTIAILDFLWIWNDFLLPLLMLTDVNRYTLILSTNMLFGEYNKEWPLILSSLVLTAIPVILIYAFFQKFIMEGIAEGAVKG, encoded by the coding sequence ATGAGGATGCAACGACTGAACAGTTATCTGATTCGACTGCTTCTGATCCTGGGCTCTCTCGTCGCCATGCTGCCGATCTATATGGCGGTTGTGAACTCTTTCAAAACACAGGGTGAGATGTTCCAGTCCTTTATCGCGCTGCCAACAACGTTGCACTGGGAGAATTATTCGGACGCGTTTAACAAAATCAATCTGCTGGGCAGTTCGATGAACTCGGCGATTGTATCCTTTCTGGGGATCGGGGGAATTGTCTTCTGTGCCTCACTTGCGGGATACAAGCTGTCACGTACCTCCGGACGTTTGAGCAACCTGATCTTCTTCCTGTTTGTTGCATCCATGCTGGTACCGTTCCACTCAATCATGATTCCACTGACACGGGTAGCCAAAGGCATGGGTGTACAGGGAAGCACGTACGGATTGGCCCTGATCTATATCGGACTTGGTGTGAACATGGCAATCTTCCTCTATCACGGGTTTGTGAAGTCTATTCCGCGTGAATTGGAGGAATCGGCTCAGATGGACGGATGTAATGAGTTCCAGACATTCTTCCAGATTATCTTCCCACTCTTGCTGCCGATCACAGTCACCATCGCGATTCTGGACTTCCTGTGGATCTGGAATGACTTTTTGTTGCCACTACTCATGCTGACCGATGTGAATCGTTATACGCTGATTCTGTCCACGAACATGCTGTTTGGTGAATATAACAAGGAATGGCCGTTGATTCTGTCCTCCTTGGTACTGACTGCGATTCCGGTTATTCTGATCTATGCGTTCTTCCAGAAGTTCATCATGGAGGGTATTGCAGAGGGTGCTGTAAAGGGGTAA